In Geotrypetes seraphini chromosome 11, aGeoSer1.1, whole genome shotgun sequence, the genomic window tgtggtgtatttagattttagcaaagcttttgacagtgttccacacagacgtccaatgaataaactgagtgcccttgggacgggtcccaaagtgacgggctggttcaggaactggttgagtggaaagtgacagagggtagtgatcaatggaaatcgttcttaggaaagggatgttaccagtggtgtccctcaaggttctgttcttgggcctgttctttttaacatttttataaatgatattgctgaagggttgttgggtaagatttgcctctttgcggatgattccaaaatctgcaatagagtagatatgctggatggtgtgaataacatggagaaagacctggcaaagcttgaagaatggtctgaaatttggcagctaaaatttaatgctaagaaatgcaaggtcatgcatttgggttgcaaaaaccagagggaacagtacagtttagggggtgaagaacttgttTGCACAACGGAAGAGCTTGACTtggttgtgattgtatgtgatgatcttaaggtggcaaacaggttgaaaaggtgacagcaaaagctagaaggatgctaggttgcatagggagatgtatggccagtaggaaaaaggaggtattgatgcctctgtataagactctggtgagacctcatttagaatattgtgtacaattctggagacagcaccttcaaaaagatataaaaaggatggagtcagtccagaggaaggctactaaaatggtgtgtggtcttcatgataaggtgtagggcaggggtgtccaatacattgatcgcaatcgaccggtagatcgggacggcaacgcgagtcgatcacgaAGCCAATcctgggctccatgatagactcgtgttgccatcccgatctaccgggccgatcagccttcctctcaccGACGTCAAAGGCGACGACGCCAGGCATCTAGGCAGCTTTTTCAATTTGACACTTTAGTCTGGTTTTTGTCATTTTGGGCGGAGGtggtagcggcagcagcagtagcctgaaaaagaaatcatcctggccagggtcggtgtcatgctcctgagcttctacctcttccagcagccttcctatctggccctctcccttctacctgcacccagccacaccccctgctctgtggctctcttcggcaactcgtcagcagcagcgatcatgacaagcttctgacatcggggccttccctctgcgagtcccgcttaatttgtttcaacttcttttttccacaaaggcaggactcgcagagggaaggcctccatGTCGGCAGTTGTCTTGATCatcgctgctgacgagttgctgaagagggccgcagggaAGGGGGTGTGGCTGGATGCAGTTGGAAGAGAGAGGGCTAGATGCAGGACTCGGTGGTgaagtaggagagagagagagagagaaagagagaggggagggaaacaaaaggaaatatgtcATACCAGGCTGGGCCGAAGTGGAGGGAGGGTATttagattctggctacagggtgcagtaacaaaggaaaagatgggaaagctgaaaatggagatagtgacacaaagaagagaaagggtaagcaggacctactgaataagaatagagatacagaggggacatgctgaaagaaggggtggtggtggtttaACACAGAGGGAGAAATCCTAAAAAGGAGTTACATGGGTTTACAGAGGGAGGCAATGCTGAAAGAGGCTAGATTGGCACACAGAGGGAATAATATTGAAATGGAGGGTTGATGGGGATATAAATGGAGCAATGCTGAAAAGGGGGAGAAGAGTTAGGAACACAGAAAGGGAGCAATGCTGAAGGGAGGTAGTGCTGaaaaagaggaggtgaaatagagacacagaagtaatgctgaaaaagggagggagataaagacattgaaagggcaaatggtgaacatggggtaaaggcaaggacagagacaaatgaagattctgaaaaagtggtgagatggggatgtaggtgagatggacacaaagaagggtgatgctggaaaagaggtggaatggtaattctgacagacacagaagggaaatgctggatcaaggagagatggggctcaggctggatggaatggggagaaatgccatctggcccggaacttcctctcctaagtcagaattgacgttggggagaggaatgctggtcagcgcgatgcttctgcagggagagcttggggcgacgGTGGCTTAGGGGTTGTCCCCGATGGCGGTGGAGGCAAACCAAGTAGCTTGGGTGCCTGTTCCTTGATGGCGGTggcggcttgggggagggcagggaaaaagaaagaaagggagcatggagagagagagagagaaagaaagggaggcagggagacagaaagaaagaaaggggcagggagaaagaaagaaaaagttggggggagagaatgaggtctggaggagaggaagcttatagaaggctgaaagaagggaagaaatattggatgcacagtcagaagaagaaagtgcaacctgagactcatgaaatcaccagacatcaaaggtaggaaaactgattttattttcaatttagtgatcaaaatgtgtctgttttgagaatttatatctgctgtctatattttgcactattgctcccttttactaaaccgcaatagtggtttttagcatagggagcctatgagcatcgagagcaacgcggagcattcagcatagctccctgtgctaaaaactgctatcgctgtttagtaataagggaaggggtatatttgtctatttttgtatggttgttactgaggtgacattgcatagagtcatctgcctggacctctttgaaaaaaacccagaatatgaataataattaacattttctctgcctttcagtgtgttgtatggttttttttaaaattttattgttggtagatcattttgacttggtctttttaaaagtagctcgcaagcccaaaaaagtgtgggcacccctggcatagGGGAACAgactttaaagatctcaatctgtatactttggaggaaaggcgggagatatgatagagatgtttaaatacctacgtaatataaatgtgcatgagtcaagtctcatttgaaaggaaactctgtaatgagagggcatgaagttaagaggtgataggctccggagtaatctgaggaaatacttttttacggaaagggtggtagatacgtggaacagtctcccagaagaggtggtgggaacagagactgtgtttgaaatCAAGAGGAcataggataggcacgtgggatctctcagagagagaaagagataatggttactgtgaatgggcagactagatgggccatttggcctttatctgctgtcatgtttctatgtttctatctctgaAGGATAAAAATTTACTTTCTGTTCCATTTCTACGATTTATTAACACACGGTGGGACACCATTTTTTTAATCACggccccccaaatctggaactcattaccagtACAATTAAGGGAGGAAAAATTCCTTTATAGattcaaaggaaaattaaaagGATATCTGTTTAAAGACATATTTGAATCCTAAAACTTCATTCGAGGCCTCTCTTGagagatagatatatatatatatatatatatatatatatatatataaaaataagccCCAACCTTATGTCTTTCTATTTCATGTTCTTTTCTTCTATAattcattgtagttctcccccttcccttttgtttGGGTATGTTTTTGTCAAAGTCTTTGGTCATTAAAAATTTTGTTTGTTGTTTCCTTTTTTTGATGGAAAACAAATTTTTATTGAGGAAAACACCATGAAGAGAAACAATATAACCAGAATATCGCTCATTTACAAATCCAAGAAACCCCTTCCACccaacctcccccttcccacccacacTAATAAAGTGCAAAAACAGGATAAATAGAAGTCCATCAACAATTCAGGATCCGGCTCCTCGCCACCGGAGTTAAATTGTTCCAAAAGGGTTCCAAGATCGATTGAAACCAGAGTCTAGGGCCTAGGCAAAGAGTCAAAATCAGAAATGGCTCTGCTCTCCCATGAGGGGATAATGAGCATCTGACTTCTCTAGTGATGAAGATTGGGGGGCAGCAGAGTCCAGCCAAGTCCTCAAAATACACTTAAGTGCGGCCAACAAGGACGAACGATAAAAGGCTCCCAAACCCCTCCTCTTaggaaaagaagagaggaggACACCAAACAAAAACACAGGATGCAAGCAAATAGAAACGTTCCAAAGAGAGCTCACATAAGCAGTCATCTGTTCCCAATAAAACAACCAGGGATgggcaggaccaaaacatatggcccaaagTTGCCTCTAAAGAGCCACACCTGGGGCAGGAAGTGTCCAGGCGGAGCCTCATAGCatgggctcttttgggagagaCATACAAACAAAGTAATACCTTATGTtgttccctttttttaaaattgtacatcgcttagaaatgtgGATAATGTGATCTTATCAAATTTTTATtcaacttgaaatttgaaacttgaaacttactaaaCACAAAACCTTCTGTGAGCACTGCTCTGCAACTCTACTGGAGTTGCTTCCTGCACCATGCACTGATAGAGGTAGAGTGGCAGCAATAGAAGCCCAAATGAGGGGGTAGGGGGGAGTAAGGAAGGAAAGAATAGATGTTTGAAGAGGTATCAGAGACTCTGGCTCCATTTCTGTTATTTATTTTTGGGGATTGATTAACTACCTCAATGaactttttttccctttaaatcaTCTTGAAAATGGTCCTTTTTATATTTATGCAGTTTTCTAACAAAGGGATGCACTTTTGATGATTCTTACTCACTCCCCACTTGCCACtgctctccactccatcttctcTGAGTTCCCTGTTCAGTCATTTGTGCTGTTTTCATCCTTTGCATAGATCAGTCTGATGCTTGTGTGGGCTTCTGATATTTAATTTAGCTCAAGTCGCTTCACTGGCAGCCCCTGGTGAGTTACAGTCAGGATCCATAGGTACAGAATAAGGACCAACATGGAAGCATCTGAGTTCCTTtacataattaataataattatagTAATTCTGAAGAGAAGCCATCAAAACATTACATGCTTTAACCTCCTGAGGAATTAAGCAAATCTTAGAACAAAAGGGGGggatctaaatttttttttttttttgcaccttgtgaccctagtcaagtcacttaatcctccattgtcccaggtacattagatagattgtgagcccttcaggacagatagggaaaatgcttgaagtacctgtatgtaaaacgcTTTGCAATCCCTTTACCTACTGGTCATTTGTCCCTTACACCTCCATTCACAACTAGATAGCCTGGTGACTTTTCCCCATTTTATGTACTCTCCCAGTCATTATGTCCATAGCCTTCAGCTGGAAGCCTGTATCTGGACTCCTTCTGCAACTCTGAAATTAATGGCCCTCCTCCAGAGGGCATGTCGATGGTGTTTATACTGTACCCTcagactatcttccaaggggccaaacagttaatgaagatactactgtaacttgcagtgctgattaaaggaggcattgaatgaaaaaaggagagggaagctgtggaaaggagttctctttttgcaagacaatgcacctgttcacaaggctggcaacatgatggatgttttgacgcttggggtttcagtgcatagactatCCACCCTACTCAACAGATCTTGCTccatttattttctgtttcctaaccttaaaaatagtttaaaaggGTGACAATGTTTGAGTGCTTTGGAggcgattgcagcagcagagcagtatttcagtgccCAGACATCACAGTATTtattggaagggttacagaaacttcagacacgaagtgccaagtgtgttgaacttgggggtgaatatgtggaataacttgtacgtttcgtTGCTCCATGctccttcttggttgggttgagaacttttcagcacctcctcctaAATATCTTTGTAGCATGTCATTGCTTCCTGCCTGAAAGAGATCTGTGCCAGGTAGGATGAATGAAAATCCATGCCATTAATGCATCAGACAGCTTAAAATGACTCTGCCCTGCCCCATGTTACTAATCCTTACTGTGCTTTGCCCTTTAGTGCCACGTCCAGAATAGGCAGAACCACTCTAACTTCCTGTTTCATTAATGATTTCCTAAGGATAATGTATTTTTCTATTACTACTGCCCTCAACCTGACGGATGTCTGTGCCAGGAAGGATGGGCCAAAGAAGAATTTATAACTACTATGCTAACATCACCAGCCCCAAACTGCCATCTGTTATTTTCCCCTTCTGCACAATCCCATCACCTGCCCTGCAGTATTTACCCCTGAATTCCACCTCTTGCCCTGCCATACCTGCCTCTGTGACAcacagaaagaaggacagacggACAGAAAAAGAatgggagtggagagagagaaagaattgaaGGCTGCAGAGAAGAAGCAAAAGAAAAGAGGCCAGAAAAGAATACTGAAGAGGCAAAAGAAATTAAGTTCAGAAAGAGCAGAGGGGCTGAACAGTAAAAAGGGAGGTTTTCCTTTCTAGTTCATGTTGTATTTACTTAGCAGGGAGTGCCTTAGTTACATGACTGTCTAGCGGTTTGCAGATTGAAGGTTTCAGAGTCCACCTTCAGTTCAGAACAGTTCAGGTCTTACCTCTCTAGCTTCATATCTATTTATCAGAGTCTGATCTCAGCTGTGTGGGATGTACCCATCCTAGAAAGCAGAGTGTTTCTGTCTGTTCCAAGCAAAGCCATTCTTTCAAAGGCATTACTCTTCTTGTCATCCTGAAACCTATCCTGCAGTACAGAATCAGAACCTTCTGCAGTAATTATCCTTCAGGTTCAAGACCTTTCACCTTTCAGTCTAGTTCTGGAGCATTACAGGCAAATAGCGTCGCAACAATCTAGATTTCTGGGCTTCTGTGTACCTATACCTTGGCTCGCACCCATTCTGATCCAAGGACACTATGCCTGTGGTTGATATGGATTATCATGCTATCATAACCCCACTGGGAATCATCCGCTTTTTTCAGATCTTCCTGTCCTGTACTGCTTTCAGCCTGGTGGCCAGTGTGAGTGCATATGTTGGCTCCTTCGGTGCGTGGTGTATGTTCACCTGGATCTTCTGCTTCATTGTCACCATTTTCATCGTGCTACTGGAACTAACTGGAGTTTGCCGCAAGATTCCAATATCCTGGGAGGACTTCACTTCTGCATTCTCCATGCTGGCAACACTCATGATTTTCACCACATCCATCATCtacccttctgtctctctcaagGGTGGCTGCAGTGGTCATGCATGTGCATGCATGGGTTCTGCCACAGCTATGTCAATCCTGTGTTTCATTGCCTATGCAGCAGAGGTGGGAATAACCAGGACCAAACCAGGAGAAATCAGCGGTTTCTTATCCACCATTCCTGGACTCCTGAAAGTTTTTGAGGCTTATGTTGCTTGTTTGATCTTCTCCCTGGTGGATAACGGTAATTTATACAATGCCGATTCTGGTCGCCAATGGTGCATGGCAGTCTACTGCATTTGTTTCATCATCACCACGCTCATCATCTTCCTCACCATTGGTCGGCTTCTAGCTAGTCTGCCTTTCCCATTTGAGAAGTTTCTCATTGGTTACAATGTGTTGGCTGTCTTGATGTATCTTTCGGCTGCTATTGTTTGGCCAATATTCTCTTTTAGGAATAAGGGCACCAGTCAGAGTGACTGTGATTCTTCtccagcttgcacatggaacagCCTTCTTGGGGCAACTTTCCTCACTTATATCAACCTCATCGCTTATATAACAGACCTTGTTTATTCCACCTTGATGGTTTTCTTcactacctcagcctaaccataTTTTAGATATTCAGTGGGATGTCCAAAGATATTCTTTCTAAACAATTGAATGCCCTTAAGTGTGCCTAAACTTTCTGTACTACGAACTTGAGAAACTGACTCTTTTACAGGAGAATAATTATCACACTGGAAAACACCACCTGGTTTGAGTCCTGTATATACAGTGTTatagatgatgcggtatataaacttaaggtttagattagtttagattagattatcacAGATCTTTTTCTTTCTAGAGTCAGTCTTGATCTGCCTGGCTACGTCCAAAGCTTTAGGCTTGCTATATCTGGCTTAGAGTTTGGTTTCTACCTCGGCTCTGAGTCTTGGTTTATCTTGAGGTAGGAGTTTGACATTTATGTTCATTTTGCCTATTAATTGAGTTTTACTCTGCCTAGGTCTAGAATGTTCCTTCTCCTGACATTGGAGTTTGATGATTTGTCTTTTCTTGAGGTCAGCTCTCTCTTAGTTTGCTTTGTATTGCAGTACTCCATACGCCCTAATTTCTTTCTCTGCTTATATTTTTTGAATGTGATCCAATGTAATATATTGCCAGTTGATGCTTATCCCTTATTTCTAGTTACTGTACTCAAGGAAGAACATGCTAGCAGATACATTTGACTAAGtactgtaacatagtaaatgacaggagATGAAGACCAAAATGGGCTAGCCAATCTGCTCAGTATGTAATGCAAAAGTGATTGAGGGTTGCCTGGCTAGGGGGTGGGGTGGATAAACTGCCAGTTGAGACATGAGTTTGAAAGCAAAAacaatattaaatttttttttagataatttTAATGGATTATCTGCCTGAGTTTCTTTGTTCATCTTTTAAGGGCACACTGTTAGGAGAACTTTATATGGAAATGAGTGTCAGAATCTTATTTTTCTATTATACGTAAACCCAAACCAGAGTGGGTCTGataataaagaaatttttaaGAGCATTTGTACTTAGAAGCTTGCCAAGTACCAGAGATGAGAGCTACTAgaccagtgtcccacaaactttgtcgagccgcagtacactaaacgtagtggccgcaGCTTGAGGTATCTGGAAGTGCGCAGATGCTGACGCGATAATGTCACACGCATATGTGACATCAGCATGCGCGagggccctccagatgggccctgagccaccagtgggagGTGCCTGCAAGGAAGAtgcacggagagaaagagaggcgctggcactggcagattgcctacaggatgcgcctctcgctgcgagaggcatgtcctgtaggcagtcagctggcactggtgtctctccttctccccagcgtctcatggcacaccagaaatttcaggaggcatactagtgtgctgcggcacacagtttgcattCACTGTACTAGACCTAGCTGCGGTGAGTTAGTTTCTCTGCTTGTGTCTGCATTGAATGAgctcactccctgtttctatgtGGACAGTACACGGATTCTCTTCATACTCCTGAACACTGAACTTTGCACTGGCATTTATGCATATACTGAGCACTCAGCACTTTGGCTCCAAATGAGTTTGTTTTGCATATGCCATGATGGGAATGAACCTCAccctaaaacagtggtctcaaattcaaaccctttgtggggccacattttggattgtaGGTACTTGgtgggctgcagaaaaaatagttaatgtcttattaaagaaatgacaattttgcatgaggttataaaactttcctttaacagttaaaaggaaagatatataaactataaagaattttaccttatgcaaaattgtcatagtagtagtagatgatggcagataaagacccgaatggtccatccagtctgcccaacctgattcaatttaaaaaatttttttttttcttcttagctatttctgggcgagaatccaaagctttacccggtactgtgcttgggttccaactgccgaaatctctgttaag contains:
- the LOC117345834 gene encoding myeloid-associated differentiation marker homolog, translating into MPVVDMDYHAIITPLGIIRFFQIFLSCTAFSLVASVSAYVGSFGAWCMFTWIFCFIVTIFIVLLELTGVCRKIPISWEDFTSAFSMLATLMIFTTSIIYPSVSLKGGCSGHACACMGSATAMSILCFIAYAAEVGITRTKPGEISGFLSTIPGLLKVFEAYVACLIFSLVDNGNLYNADSGRQWCMAVYCICFIITTLIIFLTIGRLLASLPFPFEKFLIGYNVLAVLMYLSAAIVWPIFSFRNKGTSQSDCDSSPACTWNSLLGATFLTYINLIAYITDLVYSTLMVFFTTSA